A window from Exiguobacterium marinum DSM 16307 encodes these proteins:
- a CDS encoding M48 family metallopeptidase — protein sequence MKHSNLVHKRENLYFSLLVAASVLVLILGIVLTIASFGLFLWIIGTILALSMFTHWIQIGYIRTNGVKVTARQFTELHELVQRVGAEMGIRLLPDVYILQAGGVLNAFATRFFQKNMVILYSDVVELTRTGQTKEVEFVIAHELAHIRRNHVQKQWVVLLGSIIPFLGSAYSRACEYTCDRMAAHYLQDFGAAKRALTVLAIGGPLAKEVNEFDYLYEASRENGFIAKYSELLSTHPTLPKRIAAIATHAGEENVPMFKTAGYVKASIITAILLTVIGNGAIIAFLVMNDDLSDIVASAMSEDIENDWATEQEEPIQELTYANASYEDIEAELANGADVNIQDEYGDTPLHNLFYNDDVDPETVRLLLENGADVTIENEDGMKPIDVARDWGHGPRIIELMESHQ from the coding sequence TCGTACTGACGATTGCATCATTCGGTCTTTTCTTGTGGATCATTGGGACGATCTTAGCACTCTCGATGTTTACACACTGGATTCAGATTGGGTATATTCGGACGAACGGTGTCAAAGTGACGGCACGGCAGTTCACAGAGCTTCATGAGCTGGTTCAACGCGTCGGGGCTGAGATGGGTATTCGTTTGTTGCCAGATGTGTATATCTTACAGGCCGGTGGCGTGTTAAATGCTTTCGCCACACGATTCTTCCAAAAGAATATGGTCATTTTATATTCTGACGTCGTGGAATTGACACGTACTGGACAGACGAAAGAAGTCGAATTCGTCATCGCGCACGAGTTGGCACACATTCGCCGAAACCATGTCCAAAAACAATGGGTGGTCTTACTCGGTAGTATCATTCCGTTCTTAGGTTCGGCATACTCACGCGCATGTGAATACACGTGTGACCGGATGGCAGCTCATTATCTTCAAGATTTTGGAGCGGCGAAACGAGCGTTGACAGTACTCGCAATCGGGGGACCGCTCGCTAAAGAAGTGAATGAGTTTGACTATCTATACGAAGCAAGCCGAGAAAATGGGTTCATTGCGAAGTATAGTGAATTGTTGTCGACACATCCGACGTTACCGAAACGCATCGCAGCGATTGCGACACATGCCGGTGAAGAAAACGTACCGATGTTCAAGACGGCGGGATATGTGAAGGCGTCTATCATTACAGCGATTCTCTTAACTGTCATCGGAAATGGGGCAATCATTGCGTTCCTCGTCATGAATGATGATTTATCTGACATTGTCGCATCGGCTATGAGTGAGGATATTGAAAATGACTGGGCGACGGAACAGGAAGAACCAATTCAAGAATTGACGTATGCCAATGCCAGTTATGAGGATATTGAAGCTGAACTCGCGAACGGGGCTGACGTGAACATCCAAGACGAGTATGGAGACACGCCGCTCCATAACCTGTTCTACAACGATGACGTTGATCCAGAAACGGTCCGACTTTTGCTTGAAAATGGTGCAGATGTCACGATTGAAAACGAAGACGGCATGAAACCGATTGACGTGGCAAGAGACTGGGGACATGGTCCTCGAATCATTGAATTGATGGAATCGCATCAATAA
- a CDS encoding MFS transporter, producing the protein MKTPSRFILYAIVFFAFFDLFAQLPIMSTFAVSVGASSFIAGFSIAIYSLTNTFGNILSGIWTDRNGPYRVLVLGLFLTSFSLLTYQFVDSASMLLFVRFVHGFMAGLIVPAAFTLSANVTATNRQGKKVAITGSFVGLAAIVGPAFSGIVASMTSPPTVFLFVSLFGWIILFLTVITMRRGQMIDVKTKTDDEPVKADSRVIRAYWGAFFLMFSQGALAFLLPLHVQALGYDSRLSGTLLSMFGVVAVLFFLLPTNRLFDRFSPTKLSALGVAIIGTSQLLIGQASVQSGLYGVLALYGVGFAILFPAINTLLIQSTSPQNRGKAYGAFYAFFSLGTVAGSSFLSALSLSVIQQFTLTGVILWGASLLFMMSSLKRGRMF; encoded by the coding sequence ATGAAAACTCCATCGCGTTTTATATTATATGCAATTGTATTTTTTGCTTTTTTTGATTTGTTCGCCCAACTTCCGATTATGAGTACATTTGCGGTATCCGTTGGGGCATCTTCGTTTATCGCTGGTTTTTCTATTGCTATTTATTCGTTGACGAACACGTTTGGAAATATATTATCTGGTATATGGACTGACAGGAATGGTCCATATCGCGTTTTAGTTCTCGGTTTATTTTTGACGAGCTTCAGTTTATTGACTTATCAGTTCGTCGACTCAGCATCTATGTTGCTGTTTGTAAGGTTTGTTCACGGCTTTATGGCCGGGCTCATCGTCCCGGCAGCGTTTACGCTGTCTGCGAACGTCACCGCGACGAATCGTCAAGGGAAGAAAGTTGCAATCACCGGTAGTTTTGTTGGTCTAGCGGCCATCGTCGGTCCAGCCTTTAGTGGGATTGTTGCAAGTATGACGTCACCCCCGACCGTTTTTCTATTCGTCTCTTTATTCGGTTGGATAATTCTGTTCTTGACGGTCATCACGATGCGTCGCGGTCAAATGATAGATGTGAAGACAAAAACAGATGACGAACCGGTGAAAGCTGATTCTAGAGTGATTCGGGCCTATTGGGGGGCTTTCTTCCTCATGTTTTCACAAGGGGCGCTCGCTTTTTTATTGCCGCTCCATGTGCAAGCGCTCGGATACGATTCGCGATTGAGTGGGACGTTACTCAGTATGTTCGGTGTGGTCGCCGTCCTATTCTTTTTATTACCAACGAACCGACTGTTCGATCGCTTTTCCCCGACTAAATTGAGCGCACTCGGGGTGGCCATCATCGGGACGAGTCAGCTGCTCATTGGACAAGCAAGTGTACAATCTGGCCTTTACGGGGTACTTGCCTTATATGGAGTCGGATTTGCAATCTTATTTCCGGCAATCAACACATTGTTGATTCAATCAACATCCCCACAAAATCGGGGAAAAGCGTACGGGGCATTTTATGCATTTTTCTCTCTCGGAACGGTGGCGGGATCGTCGTTTTTAAGTGCGCTTTCTCTTTCGGTCATCCAGCAGTTTACGCTGACCGGAGTAATTTTATGGGGAGCGAGTCTTCTCTTTATGATGAGTTCTCTAAAAAGAGGGCGAATGTTTTGA
- the deoD gene encoding purine-nucleoside phosphorylase translates to MSVHIGAQEGQIAETVLLPGDPLRAKYIAETFLEDVELYNEVRGMYGFTGTYKGKRISVQGTGMGVPSMSIYVNELIMSYGAKNLIRVGTAGGIQEDVKVRDVVIAMSASSEMGQNRVRFNGMDYAPTATFDLLHRAYMNAEKAGIPVKVGQIFTADQFYQDDFHHFKKWADFGCLAIEMEAAGLYTLAAKHKVNALTILTISDHLLTGEETTSEERQSTFDEMIRVALDTAVEVTN, encoded by the coding sequence ATGAGTGTACACATTGGAGCTCAAGAAGGACAAATTGCAGAAACGGTACTACTTCCAGGGGATCCGCTTCGCGCCAAGTATATCGCGGAAACGTTTTTAGAAGACGTCGAATTATATAATGAAGTTCGTGGCATGTACGGTTTTACGGGAACATACAAAGGGAAGCGTATCTCGGTTCAAGGTACAGGGATGGGTGTGCCTTCGATGTCGATTTACGTGAACGAACTCATCATGTCGTACGGTGCTAAAAACTTGATCCGTGTCGGAACAGCGGGCGGAATTCAAGAAGACGTTAAAGTGCGTGATGTTGTCATTGCGATGAGCGCATCAAGTGAGATGGGTCAAAACCGTGTCCGCTTCAACGGAATGGACTATGCGCCAACAGCGACGTTCGACCTCCTACATCGCGCATATATGAATGCAGAGAAGGCGGGCATCCCGGTCAAAGTCGGACAAATCTTCACAGCTGACCAATTCTACCAAGACGATTTCCATCACTTCAAGAAATGGGCAGACTTCGGGTGCCTCGCCATCGAAATGGAGGCAGCAGGTCTTTACACACTTGCAGCGAAACACAAAGTGAACGCGTTGACGATCCTCACGATCTCTGACCACTTGTTGACGGGTGAAGAGACGACATCAGAAGAGCGTCAGTCGACGTTCGATGAAATGATTCGTGTCGCTCTCGACACAGCCGTCGAAGTGACAAACTAA
- a CDS encoding sensor histidine kinase, which produces MSSIRTKLTGMIALTIIVPVIVATIISFWYVEDRERERGLEMTEWSLERGTRQMERYISDLSRLPTSLYADRDVLDILEYGPGLSLRQTEIEVRRALLAMYLSREDVAQIQLLMLEDMDSFAAYKMKVSPRSKKEPSAVQQQLLDNSKSRVLLEASHPLIPYHDFGPIMTQEDVVTLHFRLDKIETDEPLAILSLDIPEDSFIGQLASLQNSPDESLWFVGEDSRVFAHLGDGEIPSSFQPTSVSNDGKHHQITKTFEFDHQQFYVGKSIPDQLLTEPASRTSFIILLVGIISLILALIGATYASMKLTTPIKTLTSNIWRIEQGDMTVSFDSLGNDEFGVLGRQFKRMIERIDDLIQREYKLALENRTNELRALQAQTNPHFLFNALQSIGTLALKGDGKTVYRLITQLSSMMRYTMHPEESMVSLKREIEHLNSYIRLQDVRFPNQFQVTVDVSEELHELIVPKMILQPLAENFFKHGFERDGSALANRFDVMIWMEGATLVIRCENSGRSLTTEEWERVMSRIEQDDSTFYDTEGTGLRNIRDRLMLNYNREAEFMLATPETGGFRIMMRFPASSEGVAL; this is translated from the coding sequence GTGAGTAGTATTCGTACAAAGTTAACGGGAATGATTGCGTTGACCATCATCGTACCGGTCATCGTGGCGACCATCATTTCATTTTGGTATGTAGAGGACCGAGAGCGTGAACGTGGTCTCGAGATGACCGAATGGTCGCTTGAGCGGGGGACGCGTCAGATGGAACGATACATCTCTGACTTGAGTAGGCTGCCGACAAGTTTATATGCAGATCGTGATGTATTAGACATATTGGAATATGGACCAGGTCTATCACTCAGGCAAACAGAGATTGAAGTGAGGCGGGCACTTCTTGCGATGTATCTTTCGCGGGAAGATGTGGCCCAAATTCAGTTGTTAATGCTTGAAGACATGGACTCATTTGCAGCCTATAAAATGAAGGTATCGCCACGTTCGAAAAAAGAACCGAGCGCTGTCCAACAACAGCTATTGGACAATTCGAAAAGTCGTGTATTGCTGGAAGCTTCACATCCGCTGATTCCCTATCATGACTTTGGACCAATCATGACACAAGAAGACGTCGTCACCCTCCATTTCAGACTCGATAAAATTGAAACGGATGAGCCACTTGCCATTCTGTCGCTTGATATCCCAGAAGACTCGTTTATCGGACAGTTGGCTTCTCTTCAAAACAGTCCGGACGAAAGTTTATGGTTCGTCGGTGAGGACAGTCGCGTGTTTGCCCATCTTGGAGATGGAGAGATTCCATCTTCGTTTCAACCGACATCGGTGTCGAACGATGGGAAACATCACCAAATCACAAAAACGTTTGAGTTCGACCATCAGCAATTCTACGTAGGCAAATCGATTCCGGATCAGCTATTGACTGAGCCGGCTTCACGAACGTCATTCATTATCTTACTTGTCGGAATCATCTCGCTCATCTTGGCTTTGATTGGAGCGACATATGCCTCGATGAAACTGACGACTCCAATCAAGACGTTGACCTCGAACATTTGGCGAATCGAGCAGGGGGATATGACCGTATCGTTCGATTCCCTCGGAAATGATGAATTCGGTGTCCTCGGTAGACAGTTCAAACGGATGATTGAACGAATCGATGATTTGATTCAACGGGAGTATAAGCTTGCCCTAGAGAATCGAACGAATGAACTACGTGCCTTACAGGCGCAAACCAATCCGCATTTCTTATTCAATGCGTTACAGTCCATCGGAACGTTAGCTTTAAAAGGGGATGGCAAGACCGTCTATCGATTGATCACACAACTCTCTTCGATGATGCGATATACGATGCATCCAGAGGAATCGATGGTTTCTCTAAAGAGAGAAATCGAGCATTTGAACTCATACATTCGACTGCAAGACGTACGCTTTCCGAATCAGTTTCAAGTGACAGTCGACGTCTCAGAAGAACTACATGAACTCATTGTCCCCAAAATGATTTTACAGCCATTGGCGGAGAACTTTTTCAAACATGGGTTCGAGCGGGACGGGTCTGCTTTAGCGAATCGATTTGACGTGATGATTTGGATGGAAGGCGCGACACTCGTGATTCGCTGTGAGAACAGCGGACGTTCGTTGACGACCGAGGAATGGGAACGGGTCATGTCACGAATCGAACAAGACGATTCGACATTTTATGACACAGAAGGAACAGGATTACGAAACATTCGCGATCGACTCATGTTAAACTATAATCGGGAGGCAGAATTTATGTTGGCTACACCTGAAACAGGCGGTTTTCGAATTATGATGCGTTTCCCCGCTTCTTCTGAGGGGGTGGCGTTATGA
- a CDS encoding response regulator transcription factor, with amino-acid sequence MTKVLIVDDESPVREAVKLLGEWERFGVTKVLEATDGREAQTLIEQERPALILSDIQMPHCDGIELMEWVHDHASFSKLVVLTGYDEYSYMRRAIQYGSFDYLLKPIDPDVLNDTLARALADVVTESSEDPIAQIGTFIEQHFSEELSLQGMSERFYLSREYISRRFKQQYGVNLSEYVLTIRMNEAKLLLESSRQRIYEVAQAVGFSDDKYFRKVFKKQVGVTPNEFREQVQRQA; translated from the coding sequence ATGACGAAAGTGTTGATTGTAGATGATGAATCTCCGGTAAGGGAAGCGGTGAAATTACTCGGTGAATGGGAACGATTCGGTGTGACGAAAGTACTCGAGGCAACGGACGGGCGTGAAGCACAGACGCTCATCGAGCAAGAGCGTCCTGCCCTTATTTTATCGGATATTCAAATGCCTCATTGTGACGGCATCGAGCTGATGGAGTGGGTACACGACCACGCTTCATTTTCTAAGCTTGTCGTGTTGACAGGATACGATGAATATTCATACATGCGACGGGCCATCCAATATGGTAGCTTTGACTATTTGTTGAAACCGATTGATCCTGACGTATTGAATGATACGTTGGCACGCGCGTTAGCGGACGTGGTGACTGAATCGAGTGAAGACCCGATTGCCCAAATCGGAACGTTCATTGAACAGCATTTTTCGGAAGAACTGAGTTTACAAGGTATGAGTGAACGATTTTACTTAAGTCGAGAGTATATCTCGAGACGTTTTAAACAGCAATATGGCGTGAACTTGTCTGAATATGTGTTGACGATTCGGATGAACGAAGCGAAGCTCCTGTTAGAATCGAGTAGACAACGTATTTATGAAGTCGCCCAAGCAGTCGGTTTTTCGGATGATAAGTATTTCCGGAAGGTCTTTAAAAAACAAGTCGGTGTTACTCCGAACGAATTTCGGGAACAGGTTCAACGACAAGCTTAA